In Gopherus evgoodei ecotype Sinaloan lineage chromosome 10, rGopEvg1_v1.p, whole genome shotgun sequence, a single window of DNA contains:
- the GLIS2 gene encoding zinc finger protein GLIS2 isoform X2, whose translation MHSLDEPLDLKISISKLRAAREKRTLGSTKHRALHRPLLPSKYHDKRDARFSSTPLLDLSLSPPSGPDSPGGSTSLSPERQGSGDLPMAPTPHDFPSLRYIDGLPSSFQFFLPLGSGGALHLPASAFLTPAKEKRLSPELPLPQQLVCRWAKCKPALRPAQDLVDHVNDSTSNRRRTLGTAATGRAARAMAGLQCQVQDADPHSHPTNEKPHRCPTCNKSFSRLENLKIHNRSHTGEKPYMCPYEGCSKRYSNSSDRFKHTRTHYVDKPYYCKMPGCHKRYTDPSSLRKHIKAHGHFVSHEQQELLKLQQPPKTPVASAEVPYVNGAQLIIPNPAALFGGHALPGLGTSLPIPLAPGPLDLSTLACGTMGSATLPGLPSPCCPSMGRHSTWPRAPCWHLPSGPVGWDCQWCPCLLARRTWRSARWVTPGWPKWQSSGLKSRKDSCDRTERARPGMLRRACRLPGTVLDLSTGVSSMGSSEALPPGWVVIPPGSVLLKPAVVN comes from the exons ATGCACTCCCTGGACGAGCCCCTCGACCTCAAGATCAGCATCTCCAAGCTGCGGGCGGCGCGGGAGAAGCGGACGCTGGGCAGCACCAAGCACCGGGCCTTGCACC gccccctgctgccctccaaGTACCACGACAAACGGGACGCTCGCTTCTCCTCGACGCCCCTGCTGGACCTCAGCCTGTCGCCCCCGTCCGGCCCGGACTCCCCCGGTGGCAGCACCTCGCTGTCCCCTGAGCGGCAGGGCAGCGGGGACCTGCCCAtggcccccaccccccat GATTTCCCATCCCTGCGCTACATCGACGGCCTCCCGAGCtccttccagttcttcttgcccCTGGGCTCAGGTGGTGCCCTGCACCTGCCAGCCTCGGCCTTCCTCACCCCCGCCAAGGAGAAGCGCCTCTccccagagctgcccctgccGCAGCAGCTGGTGTGTCGCTGGGCCAAG TGTAAACCAGCTCTTCGACCTGCTCAAGACCTGGTGGATCACGTCAACGACTCCACGTCAAACCGTAGAAGGACGCTGGGTACTGCTGCCACTGGGAGGGCTGCGCGCGCCATGGCGGGGCTTCAATGCCAG GTACAAGATGCTGATCCACATTCGCACCCAACCAATGAGAAGCCTCATCGCTGCCCAACCTGCAACAAGAGCTTCTCCAGGCTGGAAAACCTTAAAATCCACAACCGCTCGCACACAG GCGAGAAACCCTACATGTGCCCCTACGAGGGCTGCAGCAAGCGCTACTCCAACTCTAGCGACCGCTTCAAGCACACGCGCACCCACTATGTGGATAAGCCCTACTACTGCAAGATGCCCGGCTGCCACAAGCGCTACACGGACCCCAGCTCACTGCGCAAGCACATCAAGGCCCATGGCCACTTTGTGTCCCatgagcagcaggagctgctcaAACTCCAGCAGCCTCCCAAGACCCCCGTAGCCTCGGCGGAAGTGCCTTACGTCAACGGGGCGCAGCTCATCATCCCCAACCCGGCCGCCCTCTTTGGCGGGCATGCGCTGCCTGGCCTGGGCACCTCTCTGCCCATCCCCCTGGCCCCGGGCCCGCTGGACCTCAGCACCCTGGCCTGTGGCACCATGGGCTCTGCCACgctgccagggctgcccagcccGTGCTGTCCCTCAATGGGGCGCCACTCAACTTGGCCAAGAGCCCCTTGCTGGCATCTCCCTTCGGGGCCAGTGGgctgggactgccagtggtgtccctGCTTGCTGGCAAGACGGACGTGGAGAAGTGCCAGGTGGGTGACACCAGGGTGGCCAAAGTGGCAAAGCTCAGGGCTCAAGAGCCGCAAAGATTCGTGTGATAGGACTGAGCGGGCCCGGCCAGGCATGCTCCGGAGAGCCTGCCGGCTGCCTGGCACAGTGCTGGACCTGTCCACCGGCGTGAGCTCTATGGGCAGCTCTGAGGCCTTGCCGCCTGGCTGGGTGGTGATCCCCCCGGGCTCCGTCTTGCTGAAGCCGGCTGTGGTGAACTGA
- the GLIS2 gene encoding zinc finger protein GLIS2 isoform X1, translating to MHSLDEPLDLKISISKLRAAREKRTLGSTKHRALHRELRSQDDGATAMGPGSPGSPLAGPLLPSKYHDKRDARFSSTPLLDLSLSPPSGPDSPGGSTSLSPERQGSGDLPMAPTPHDFPSLRYIDGLPSSFQFFLPLGSGGALHLPASAFLTPAKEKRLSPELPLPQQLVCRWAKCKPALRPAQDLVDHVNDSTSNRRRTLGTAATGRAARAMAGLQCQVQDADPHSHPTNEKPHRCPTCNKSFSRLENLKIHNRSHTGEKPYMCPYEGCSKRYSNSSDRFKHTRTHYVDKPYYCKMPGCHKRYTDPSSLRKHIKAHGHFVSHEQQELLKLQQPPKTPVASAEVPYVNGAQLIIPNPAALFGGHALPGLGTSLPIPLAPGPLDLSTLACGTMGSATLPGLPSPCCPSMGRHSTWPRAPCWHLPSGPVGWDCQWCPCLLARRTWRSARWVTPGWPKWQSSGLKSRKDSCDRTERARPGMLRRACRLPGTVLDLSTGVSSMGSSEALPPGWVVIPPGSVLLKPAVVN from the exons ATGCACTCCCTGGACGAGCCCCTCGACCTCAAGATCAGCATCTCCAAGCTGCGGGCGGCGCGGGAGAAGCGGACGCTGGGCAGCACCAAGCACCGGGCCTTGCACCGTGAGCTCAGAAGCCAGGATGATGGTGCCACGGCGATGGGCCCCGGCTCGCCTGGCTCCCCGCTGGCCG gccccctgctgccctccaaGTACCACGACAAACGGGACGCTCGCTTCTCCTCGACGCCCCTGCTGGACCTCAGCCTGTCGCCCCCGTCCGGCCCGGACTCCCCCGGTGGCAGCACCTCGCTGTCCCCTGAGCGGCAGGGCAGCGGGGACCTGCCCAtggcccccaccccccat GATTTCCCATCCCTGCGCTACATCGACGGCCTCCCGAGCtccttccagttcttcttgcccCTGGGCTCAGGTGGTGCCCTGCACCTGCCAGCCTCGGCCTTCCTCACCCCCGCCAAGGAGAAGCGCCTCTccccagagctgcccctgccGCAGCAGCTGGTGTGTCGCTGGGCCAAG TGTAAACCAGCTCTTCGACCTGCTCAAGACCTGGTGGATCACGTCAACGACTCCACGTCAAACCGTAGAAGGACGCTGGGTACTGCTGCCACTGGGAGGGCTGCGCGCGCCATGGCGGGGCTTCAATGCCAG GTACAAGATGCTGATCCACATTCGCACCCAACCAATGAGAAGCCTCATCGCTGCCCAACCTGCAACAAGAGCTTCTCCAGGCTGGAAAACCTTAAAATCCACAACCGCTCGCACACAG GCGAGAAACCCTACATGTGCCCCTACGAGGGCTGCAGCAAGCGCTACTCCAACTCTAGCGACCGCTTCAAGCACACGCGCACCCACTATGTGGATAAGCCCTACTACTGCAAGATGCCCGGCTGCCACAAGCGCTACACGGACCCCAGCTCACTGCGCAAGCACATCAAGGCCCATGGCCACTTTGTGTCCCatgagcagcaggagctgctcaAACTCCAGCAGCCTCCCAAGACCCCCGTAGCCTCGGCGGAAGTGCCTTACGTCAACGGGGCGCAGCTCATCATCCCCAACCCGGCCGCCCTCTTTGGCGGGCATGCGCTGCCTGGCCTGGGCACCTCTCTGCCCATCCCCCTGGCCCCGGGCCCGCTGGACCTCAGCACCCTGGCCTGTGGCACCATGGGCTCTGCCACgctgccagggctgcccagcccGTGCTGTCCCTCAATGGGGCGCCACTCAACTTGGCCAAGAGCCCCTTGCTGGCATCTCCCTTCGGGGCCAGTGGgctgggactgccagtggtgtccctGCTTGCTGGCAAGACGGACGTGGAGAAGTGCCAGGTGGGTGACACCAGGGTGGCCAAAGTGGCAAAGCTCAGGGCTCAAGAGCCGCAAAGATTCGTGTGATAGGACTGAGCGGGCCCGGCCAGGCATGCTCCGGAGAGCCTGCCGGCTGCCTGGCACAGTGCTGGACCTGTCCACCGGCGTGAGCTCTATGGGCAGCTCTGAGGCCTTGCCGCCTGGCTGGGTGGTGATCCCCCCGGGCTCCGTCTTGCTGAAGCCGGCTGTGGTGAACTGA